The Aestuariirhabdus haliotis genome includes a region encoding these proteins:
- a CDS encoding type I secretion system permease/ATPase, translating to MTKNMDTGCQCLVTIARMQQVPAEYEQLRHQFGDGDQPLTATDLLRAAKALGFKARTIISSVSELSPSLLPAIAKTPEGKSFIIARVSEPQTSSIDNDSIKQPQALILDPGESSPQQILLSELEARWSGDLILLTKRGGMLESIREFDISWFIPAIVKYRKLFGGVLLASFFIQLFALITPLFFQVIMDKVLVHKGLTTLDVLAVGFFAIAIFDALLGGIRNYVFSHTTNRVDVELGSRLYNHLMGLPLPYFEARQVGQSVARVRELDTIRNFITGSALTLCIDLLFTFVFFAVMWYYSPLLTMIVMGTIPLYVLLSVVVTPMLRARLDKKFQYGAENQAFLTESISGVETVKACALEPQMQRRWEDQLARYVNASFNTQHIGNISNQIAGFISKLTTLGIIFFGAYAVMEGSMTVGMLVAFNMLAGQVSGPILKLVQLWQDFQQAGISVKRLGDILNTTREPGFNPNRSTLPQLKGEVRLENVRFRYRPDGPVILDGVNLNVAAGDVIGIVGRSGSGKSTLTKLIQRFYVPEGGRVMADGVDLGVVDTAWLRRSIGVVLQENFLFSRSVRENIAVANPGVPMEAVVHAAKLAGAHDFILELPEGYDNPVGEHGCNLSGGQRQRIAIARALISNPRILIFDEATSALDYESERIIQENMGAICKGRTVFIIAHRLSTVRQCDRIIVMDKGKIIESGNHDQLIQQHGYYHKLHSYQNHVPHIKTVEKEVQKQASETEKKMEAADESAGVSS from the coding sequence ATGACAAAAAATATGGATACGGGTTGCCAGTGTTTGGTGACCATTGCTCGGATGCAACAAGTACCTGCGGAGTATGAGCAGCTCCGTCATCAGTTTGGCGATGGCGATCAACCTCTGACGGCAACCGATTTATTACGTGCTGCTAAAGCGTTAGGTTTCAAAGCTCGCACGATCATCTCATCGGTGTCAGAGCTGAGTCCAAGTTTGTTGCCTGCAATTGCTAAAACGCCGGAAGGTAAAAGTTTTATTATTGCTCGTGTGAGCGAGCCGCAAACCTCATCGATTGATAATGACTCGATTAAACAGCCACAAGCGTTAATTCTCGATCCGGGTGAGTCTTCACCACAGCAGATCTTATTGTCGGAGTTAGAAGCTCGCTGGAGTGGTGATCTGATATTGCTCACAAAACGTGGAGGAATGCTGGAGTCGATACGTGAGTTTGATATTAGTTGGTTTATTCCAGCCATCGTAAAGTATCGAAAGTTGTTTGGTGGTGTGCTGTTGGCATCATTCTTTATTCAATTATTTGCGTTGATTACGCCTCTGTTTTTCCAGGTTATTATGGACAAGGTACTCGTCCATAAAGGCCTCACGACGCTTGATGTGTTGGCGGTAGGTTTCTTTGCAATCGCGATCTTTGATGCACTTCTTGGAGGGATACGTAATTACGTGTTCAGCCACACCACGAACCGGGTGGATGTTGAACTGGGGTCCCGACTGTACAATCATTTAATGGGGCTTCCCTTGCCCTATTTCGAGGCGCGTCAAGTGGGCCAGAGTGTTGCTCGAGTACGCGAGCTGGATACCATACGCAACTTTATCACCGGCTCGGCCCTGACTCTCTGTATTGATCTGCTTTTCACTTTCGTATTCTTCGCAGTCATGTGGTACTACAGCCCGCTTCTGACCATGATTGTGATGGGTACCATTCCTTTATACGTACTACTATCAGTTGTTGTTACACCCATGTTGCGTGCGCGGCTGGACAAAAAGTTTCAGTACGGTGCCGAAAATCAGGCATTTTTGACAGAGTCGATCAGTGGCGTTGAAACCGTCAAGGCTTGTGCCTTGGAGCCTCAGATGCAACGTCGTTGGGAAGACCAGCTCGCCCGTTATGTGAACGCCTCCTTTAATACCCAGCATATTGGCAATATATCGAATCAGATAGCCGGATTTATCAGTAAGTTGACGACCCTCGGTATCATCTTCTTTGGTGCGTACGCGGTGATGGAGGGCAGCATGACGGTCGGAATGTTGGTGGCATTTAATATGCTCGCGGGGCAGGTCAGTGGGCCTATTCTGAAGTTGGTGCAGCTTTGGCAAGATTTTCAGCAAGCCGGTATCTCGGTCAAGCGACTGGGTGACATTTTAAACACGACCCGCGAGCCGGGTTTTAACCCTAATCGCAGTACATTGCCGCAACTGAAAGGTGAGGTGCGACTGGAGAATGTTCGTTTCCGTTACCGACCAGACGGCCCGGTCATTTTGGATGGGGTTAACCTGAATGTAGCGGCGGGAGATGTCATCGGTATAGTCGGGCGCTCAGGTTCCGGTAAAAGTACTCTGACAAAATTAATCCAGCGCTTTTATGTGCCCGAAGGCGGGCGAGTGATGGCAGATGGGGTTGATCTCGGTGTTGTCGATACGGCCTGGCTACGGCGTAGTATCGGGGTTGTCCTGCAGGAAAATTTTCTGTTCAGCCGTAGTGTGCGGGAGAACATAGCCGTTGCCAACCCCGGGGTACCCATGGAAGCCGTTGTACATGCTGCAAAATTGGCTGGTGCCCATGATTTTATTCTGGAATTACCCGAAGGGTACGACAATCCAGTAGGGGAACACGGTTGCAATTTATCTGGTGGCCAGCGCCAACGTATTGCCATCGCTCGTGCCTTAATCTCCAACCCGAGAATTCTAATTTTCGATGAAGCAACCAGTGCCCTCGATTATGAATCGGAACGAATCATCCAGGAAAATATGGGAGCCATTTGTAAAGGTCGCACAGTATTTATTATTGCTCATCGGTTATCAACGGTTAGGCAGTGCGATCGCATAATTGTGATGGATAAAGGCAAGATCATCGAAAGCGGCAATCATGATCAGCTCATTCAGCAACATGGGTATTACCACAAATTGCACAGCTATCAGAACCATGTTCCGCATATTAAAACTGTCGAAAAGGAGGTTCAGAAGCAGGCATCTGAAACGGAAAAGAAAATGGAAGCTGCTGATGAGTCGGCAGGAGTATCGTCATGA